The following coding sequences are from one Lolium rigidum isolate FL_2022 chromosome 6, APGP_CSIRO_Lrig_0.1, whole genome shotgun sequence window:
- the LOC124664627 gene encoding serine/threonine-protein kinase ATM-like, translating to MATSRDVEDVIQKLSSDRARARDEGVKLLGTWLQGDRAPTFCRLLARNTARAKPGQLSSSATWPFLIMALAKCVLTDIAAKKRGPTKSAAAGMLRVAIRCAEDVRLSVSNLKNHSTD from the exons ATGGCGACCTCGCGCGACGTGGAGGACGTCATCCAGAAGCTCTCCTCCGACCGGGCCAGGGCCCGCGAT GAAGGGGTGAAGCTGCTCGGGACGTGGCTGCAGGGCGACCGCGCCCCCACCTTCTGCCGCCTCCTCGCCCGCAACACCGCCAGGGCCAAGCCCGGCCAACTCTCCTCCT CCGCCACGTGGCCGTTCCTCATCATGGCGCTCGCCAAGTGCGTCCTCACGGACATTGCCGCTAAGAAGCGCGGCCCCACcaagagcgccgccgccgggatgcTCCGAGTTGCTATCCGATGCGCCGAGGACGTGAGGCTCTCAG TCAGCAACTTGAAAAATCATAGTACTGACTAG